Proteins from one Burkholderia sp. genomic window:
- the asd gene encoding aspartate-semialdehyde dehydrogenase, whose product MNVGLVGWRGMVGSVLMQRMQEEGDFALIEPVFFSTSHTGRKAPAFAKNDSTLKDAASIDELKKCDVIITCQGGKYTNEVFPKLRMVGWNGYWIDAASSLRMKDDAVIILDPVNLDVIKDALVKGTRNFVGGNCTVSLMLMALGGLYRENLVDWMTAMTYQAASGAGAQSMRELLAQMGTLHGAVAEQLADPASSILDIDRRVLAAMNGEVMPTSQFGVPLAGSLISWIDQDLGNGMSKEEWKGGAETNKILGKPAMGEPGSIPVEGLCVRIGAMRCHSQALTIRLKKDVPLDEVNEILASANDWVKVVLNEREASIRDLSPAVVTGTLTVPVGRLRKLAMGGEYLSAFTVGDQLLWGAAEPLRRMLRILLDNY is encoded by the coding sequence ATGAACGTAGGTCTCGTAGGTTGGCGCGGCATGGTCGGCAGCGTTTTGATGCAGCGCATGCAGGAAGAAGGCGATTTCGCTCTGATCGAGCCGGTGTTTTTCAGCACTAGCCACACAGGCAGAAAGGCACCGGCCTTCGCGAAAAACGACTCCACGCTCAAGGACGCCGCAAGTATCGACGAGCTCAAGAAGTGCGACGTGATCATCACCTGCCAGGGTGGCAAATATACTAACGAGGTTTTCCCCAAGCTGCGTATGGTCGGCTGGAACGGGTACTGGATCGACGCAGCCTCGTCGCTGCGCATGAAGGACGACGCAGTCATCATCCTCGACCCAGTCAACCTCGACGTAATCAAAGACGCGCTGGTCAAAGGCACCCGCAACTTCGTCGGCGGCAACTGCACGGTCAGCCTGATGCTGATGGCGCTGGGTGGCCTATACCGCGAGAATCTGGTCGACTGGATGACGGCCATGACCTACCAAGCCGCATCGGGTGCCGGCGCGCAAAGCATGCGCGAGCTTCTTGCGCAGATGGGCACGCTGCACGGCGCGGTCGCTGAGCAACTGGCCGATCCGGCCTCGTCGATCCTTGACATCGACCGCCGCGTGCTGGCCGCGATGAATGGCGAGGTGATGCCGACCAGCCAGTTCGGCGTGCCGCTGGCCGGGTCGCTGATCTCCTGGATCGACCAGGATCTCGGTAACGGTATGTCGAAGGAAGAGTGGAAGGGCGGTGCCGAGACCAACAAGATCCTCGGCAAGCCAGCCATGGGAGAGCCGGGCTCGATCCCGGTCGAAGGCCTGTGCGTGCGTATCGGCGCAATGCGCTGCCACTCGCAGGCGCTCACCATCAGGTTGAAGAAAGACGTGCCGCTCGACGAGGTCAACGAGATCCTCGCCTCGGCCAACGACTGGGTGAAGGTGGTGCTGAACGAGCGTGAGGCCTCGATACGCGACCTGTCGCCAGCCGTCGTCACGGGTACCCTGACGGTGCCGGTCGGTCGCCTGCGTAAACTTGCGATGGGTGGGGAATATCTGTCGGCCTTCACAGTCGGCGACCAACTGCTGTGGGGCGCGGCGGAGCCGCTGCGCCGTATGCTGCGCATCCTGCTCGACAATTATTGA
- a CDS encoding IS5 family transposase, whose translation MRKDIHKKGEPKARYRVRNWAAYNEGLISRGNVTIWIDEAVLARMPDAIPTRGRPCVYGDTLIQALLGVKTVYRPTLRALQGFTQSLRDLAFPSLPVPNYTTLCRRAKTLDVELPILRDNEPIHLVVDSTGLKVYGEGEWKVRQHGYSKRRTWRKVHLALNANTGQVHAALMTNQNVADGDALAKLLDQIPREEQIDVIGGDGAYDTKPCHAAIAARSAIPSIPPREGAAHWPADMPGAAWRNGAVDAISRDGRREWKQHSGYHRRSLAENAMYRFKTLTGNCLWARHIDAQATEVSVRVGVINRMADPARPQSVRIA comes from the coding sequence ATGCGCAAGGACATACACAAGAAAGGTGAGCCGAAGGCACGCTACCGTGTCAGGAATTGGGCGGCCTATAATGAAGGCCTGATCAGCCGGGGGAACGTAACAATATGGATAGATGAAGCCGTCCTTGCCAGAATGCCCGATGCCATACCCACACGTGGTCGCCCGTGTGTATACGGCGATACGCTGATTCAGGCATTACTTGGCGTGAAGACCGTCTATCGACCGACCTTGCGCGCCCTGCAAGGTTTCACCCAAAGTCTGCGCGATTTGGCCTTCCCGAGCTTGCCGGTGCCGAATTACACCACGCTCTGTCGCCGGGCAAAAACGCTTGATGTCGAACTGCCGATCCTTCGTGACAATGAACCGATCCATCTGGTTGTCGACAGCACCGGTCTGAAGGTCTATGGAGAAGGTGAATGGAAGGTGCGCCAGCACGGCTACTCGAAGCGGCGCACGTGGCGTAAAGTCCATCTCGCGCTCAACGCGAATACAGGTCAAGTGCATGCCGCACTAATGACGAATCAGAATGTGGCTGACGGTGACGCTCTGGCCAAGTTGCTCGACCAGATTCCACGCGAAGAACAAATCGATGTCATCGGCGGTGACGGTGCCTACGACACCAAGCCATGCCATGCGGCCATTGCTGCACGCAGTGCTATTCCTTCGATTCCGCCACGCGAGGGTGCCGCTCATTGGCCAGCGGATATGCCCGGTGCGGCGTGGCGTAATGGCGCGGTTGATGCAATTTCCCGTGACGGTCGTCGAGAATGGAAGCAACACAGTGGCTACCACAGGCGATCGCTTGCCGAGAATGCGATGTATCGGTTCAAGACTCTCACCGGAAACTGTCTCTGGGCGCGTCACATCGACGCGCAAGCGACCGAGGTCTCCGTTCGCGTCGGCGTCATCAACCGTATGGCGGACCCCGCTCGACCGCAATCTGTTCGTATCGCCTGA
- a CDS encoding EAL domain-containing protein encodes MIPPTIPKLVDRAGTLPYLREHIALAPEGELAVARLHELTLGSAYQPIYDVTMPGVPPSYSLDEAVIEHYGDKLGFQAVLRADGAPFDPFDALTDDPTLVAVDRLSRAMHAINFFGGQRHGLLFLRVHERLLKSVKYDHGKHFSSVLHHLGLSPERIVIELPAAAVAHKTFLSYLTKSYQHHGFKVADKLPDPGRILAVESEMSSPDYIKMDAEIALRDRMVKALVGYAQRVKIPIIFDQVADEAQLLLLRQYDVRLMQGPVFVQPAHV; translated from the coding sequence ATGATCCCGCCCACCATCCCAAAACTGGTTGACCGAGCCGGTACACTGCCGTATCTGCGCGAGCACATCGCCCTGGCCCCAGAAGGCGAGCTGGCCGTGGCGCGTCTGCACGAGCTGACGCTCGGCAGTGCCTACCAACCAATCTATGACGTGACGATGCCTGGCGTGCCGCCATCTTATTCGCTAGACGAGGCGGTCATCGAACACTACGGCGACAAGCTCGGCTTCCAGGCTGTACTGCGCGCCGATGGCGCGCCCTTCGATCCGTTCGATGCGCTCACCGACGATCCGACTCTGGTCGCAGTGGACCGGCTTTCACGGGCAATGCATGCGATTAACTTTTTCGGAGGGCAGCGGCACGGACTTCTGTTTCTGCGCGTGCACGAGCGGCTTCTCAAGAGCGTCAAGTACGATCACGGTAAGCATTTTTCTTCAGTGTTGCATCACTTAGGCCTGAGCCCAGAGCGTATCGTGATCGAGCTGCCTGCCGCGGCGGTGGCGCACAAGACTTTCCTCAGCTATCTGACCAAGAGCTATCAACATCACGGCTTCAAAGTCGCCGACAAGCTGCCCGATCCGGGCCGCATTCTAGCCGTCGAATCGGAAATGTCCAGCCCAGACTACATTAAGATGGATGCCGAGATCGCCTTACGCGACCGTATGGTCAAGGCCCTGGTGGGTTACGCGCAGCGCGTGAAAATCCCGATCATCTTCGACCAGGTGGCCGACGAGGCGCAGCTTTTACTGCTGCGCCAGTACGATGTACGGCTCATGCAGGGCCCAGTGTTCGTGCAGCCGGCGCACGTCTGA
- a CDS encoding IS5 family transposase — MRKDIHKKGEPKARYRVRNWAAYNEGLISRGNVTIWIDEAVLARMPDAIPTRGRPCVYGDTLIQALLGVKTVYRPTLRALQGFTQSLRDLAFPSLPVPNYTTLCRRAKTLDVELPILRDNEPIHLVVDSTGLKVYGEGEWKVRQHGYSKRRTWRKVHLALNANTGQVHAALMTNQNVADGDALAKLLDQIPREEQIDVIGGDGAYDTKPCHAAIAARSAIPSIPPREGAAHWPADMPGAAWRNGAVDAISRDGRREWKQHSGYHRRSLAENAMYRFKTLTGNCLWARHIDAQATEVSVRVGVINRMADLARPQSVRIA; from the coding sequence ATGCGCAAGGACATACACAAGAAAGGTGAGCCGAAGGCACGCTACCGTGTCAGGAATTGGGCGGCCTATAATGAAGGCCTGATCAGCCGGGGGAACGTAACAATATGGATAGATGAAGCCGTCCTTGCCAGAATGCCCGATGCCATACCCACACGTGGTCGCCCGTGTGTATACGGCGATACGCTGATTCAGGCATTACTTGGCGTGAAGACCGTCTATCGACCGACCTTGCGCGCCCTGCAAGGTTTCACCCAAAGTCTGCGCGATTTGGCCTTCCCGAGCTTGCCGGTGCCGAATTACACCACGCTCTGTCGCCGGGCAAAAACGCTTGATGTCGAACTGCCGATCCTTCGTGACAATGAACCGATCCATCTGGTTGTCGACAGCACCGGTCTGAAGGTCTATGGAGAAGGTGAATGGAAGGTGCGCCAGCACGGCTACTCGAAGCGGCGCACGTGGCGTAAAGTCCATCTCGCGCTCAACGCGAATACAGGTCAAGTGCATGCCGCACTAATGACGAATCAGAATGTGGCTGACGGTGACGCTCTGGCCAAGTTGCTCGACCAAATTCCACGCGAAGAACAAATCGATGTCATCGGCGGTGACGGTGCCTACGACACCAAGCCATGCCATGCGGCCATTGCTGCACGCAGTGCTATTCCTTCGATTCCGCCACGCGAGGGTGCCGCTCATTGGCCAGCGGATATGCCCGGTGCGGCGTGGCGTAATGGCGCGGTTGATGCAATTTCCCGTGACGGTCGTCGAGAATGGAAGCAACACAGTGGCTACCACAGGCGATCGCTTGCCGAGAATGCGATGTATCGGTTCAAGACTCTCACCGGAAACTGTCTCTGGGCGCGTCACATCGACGCGCAAGCGACCGAGGTCTCCGTTCGCGTCGGCGTCATCAACCGCATGGCGGACCTCGCTCGTCCGCAATCCGTTCGTATCGCCTGA
- a CDS encoding porin, whose amino-acid sequence MKKTLIVAAAAASFATVAHAQSSVTLYGVLDAGITYQSNLSSKSRWLEGTGIDQSLFGLRGLEDLGDGLKTIFTLESGFGLGNGHFSNDGGIFNRKAFVGLSSQSSTVTLGRQYDAVQDYLAPLTATGSWGGTYFAHLGNLDNLSTNGGYATNNSIKFTSGNYTGLQFGGTYAFSNNAHFRNNRAYSGGASYQFEGLKLAGAYSQLNYPNAAGTSGAVNQHLFGAPQSRVRTYGAAAGYVFGPAQVGAAWTQARLHNAVADANVQVANYEVNGTYNLTPALGLGVAYAYSSGRVGTNNTHSNQVGLQADYSLSKRTDVYAQAVYHRASKGVNASIYNGESVAQHTLLSGISQTAATVGLRHRF is encoded by the coding sequence ATGAAAAAGACTCTGATCGTTGCAGCCGCTGCAGCATCGTTTGCAACCGTCGCCCACGCGCAAAGCAGCGTCACGCTATACGGCGTGCTCGACGCGGGTATCACGTACCAAAGTAATCTTTCCAGTAAGTCGCGCTGGTTGGAAGGCACGGGCATCGACCAAAGCCTGTTTGGTCTCCGTGGTTTGGAAGACCTGGGTGACGGCCTGAAAACAATTTTCACGTTGGAAAGCGGTTTCGGCTTGGGTAACGGTCACTTCTCGAACGACGGCGGCATCTTCAACCGAAAAGCCTTCGTCGGCTTGTCGAGCCAATCCAGCACAGTCACGCTGGGTCGCCAGTACGACGCAGTCCAGGACTACTTGGCTCCGCTGACGGCAACTGGCTCGTGGGGCGGTACGTATTTCGCTCATCTCGGCAACTTGGACAACCTAAGCACGAACGGCGGCTACGCAACCAACAACTCGATCAAATTCACGAGCGGGAACTACACCGGTCTGCAATTCGGTGGCACGTACGCTTTCTCGAATAACGCGCACTTCCGCAACAACCGTGCATACAGCGGAGGCGCATCGTACCAGTTCGAAGGCCTGAAGCTGGCAGGTGCGTATTCTCAACTAAACTACCCGAACGCAGCTGGCACGAGCGGCGCGGTTAACCAGCACCTATTCGGCGCCCCACAAAGCCGTGTCCGTACGTATGGCGCAGCAGCGGGCTACGTATTCGGCCCGGCACAAGTCGGTGCCGCATGGACGCAAGCTCGTCTGCATAACGCGGTTGCAGATGCGAACGTGCAGGTTGCCAACTACGAAGTCAACGGTACGTACAACCTGACGCCGGCACTGGGTCTGGGCGTTGCCTACGCGTACTCGAGCGGTCGCGTGGGCACGAACAACACCCACTCGAACCAAGTTGGCCTGCAAGCCGACTACTCGCTGTCAAAACGCACCGACGTGTATGCGCAGGCCGTGTACCACCGCGCAAGCAAGGGCGTGAATGCTTCAATCTACAACGGCGAAAGCGTCGCGCAGCATACCTTGTTGTCGGGCATCAGCCAGACCGCCGCTACGGTTGGCCTGCGTCACCGCTTTTAA
- a CDS encoding IS5 family transposase: MEKVNGRCRQHGYSKRRTWRKVHLALNANTGQVHAALMTNQNVADGDALAKLLDQIPREEQIDIIGGDGAYDNKAMLCSHCCTQCYSFDSAPRGCRSLSSGYARCGVARNGAVDAIARDGRREWKQDSGYHRRSLAENAMYRFKTLTGNCLWSRHIEAQATEVSIRVGVINRIADFARPQSVRIA, from the coding sequence ATGGAGAAGGTGAATGGAAGGTGCCGCCAGCACGGCTACTCGAAGCGGCGCACGTGGCGTAAAGTCCATCTCGCGCTCAACGCGAATACGGGTCAAGTGCATGCCGCGCTAATGACGAATCAGAATGTGGCTGACGGTGACGCTTTGGCCAAGTTGCTCGACCAGATTCCACGCGAAGAACAAATCGATATCATCGGCGGTGATGGTGCCTACGACAACAAAGCCATGCTATGCAGCCATTGCTGCACGCAGTGCTATTCCTTCGATTCCGCCCCGCGAGGGTGCCGTTCATTGTCCAGCGGATATGCCCGGTGCGGCGTGGCGCGTAATGGCGCGGTTGATGCAATTGCCCGTGACGGTCGTCGAGAATGGAAGCAAGACAGTGGCTACCACCGGCGATCGCTTGCCGAGAATGCGATGTATCGATTCAAGACCCTCACCGGCAACTGTCTCTGGTCGCGTCACATCGAGGCGCAGGCGACCGAGGTCTCCATTCGCGTCGGCGTCATCAACCGTATTGCGGACTTCGCTCGTCCGCAATCCGTTCGTATCGCCTGA
- a CDS encoding transposase, producing the protein MQAGIAELDTYPEISRRAIAEGTEIQWSDETGLRSDDVRGRSYAPIGKTPERRVASRRESLSVMSSVTNRGQVHWKVFEGAMNADILLDFLKRLIKDMRSKKAFLILDNLEVHHAKPVMAWLDEHGDKSEVFYLPSYRRELNPDEILNA; encoded by the coding sequence GTGCAGGCAGGCATAGCTGAACTGGACACGTACCCGGAGATTTCGCGCCGGGCCATAGCCGAAGGCACGGAGATCCAGTGGAGCGACGAAACGGGGCTGCGCTCGGATGATGTACGAGGCCGCTCCTACGCGCCGATTGGCAAAACGCCTGAGCGACGTGTAGCGAGTCGACGCGAAAGCTTGTCCGTGATGTCGTCGGTGACGAACCGTGGCCAGGTTCACTGGAAAGTCTTTGAGGGTGCGATGAACGCAGACATCCTGCTCGATTTCCTGAAGAGACTGATCAAAGACATGCGCAGCAAGAAAGCGTTTCTGATTCTCGACAACCTGGAAGTCCATCACGCCAAGCCGGTCATGGCGTGGTTGGACGAGCACGGCGACAAGAGCGAAGTGTTCTACCTTCCGTCGTACAGACGGGAACTGAATCCCGACGAGATACTCAATGCCTGA
- a CDS encoding transposase yields MKPSLPNTRGHTHTWGRPFLYGDTLIQALLGVKTVYRLTLRALQGFTQSLRDLDFPSLPVPNYTTLCRRAKTLDVELPILRDNEPIYLVVDSTGLKVYGEGEWKVPPARLLEAAHVA; encoded by the coding sequence ATGAAGCCGTCCTTGCCAAATACCCGAGGCCATACCCACACGTGGGGTCGCCCGTTTCTATACGGCGATACGCTGATTCAGGCATTACTTGGCGTGAAGACCGTCTATCGACTGACGTTGCGCGCCCTGCAAGGTTTCACCCAAAGTCTGCGCGATCTGGACTTCCCGAGCTTGCCGGTGCCGAATTACACCACGCTCTGTCGCCGGGCAAAAACGCTTGATGTCGAACTGCCGATCCTTCGTGACAATGAACCGATCTATCTGGTTGTCGACAGCACCGGTCTGAAGGTCTATGGAGAAGGTGAATGGAAGGTGCCGCCAGCACGGCTACTCGAAGCGGCGCACGTGGCGTAA
- the erpA gene encoding iron-sulfur cluster insertion protein ErpA: MNTFTQSAVTTATEMLPPFVFTDVAVDKVKQLIDEEGNPELKLRVFVQGGGCSGFQYGFTFDEEVNQDDTVMLKNGVQLLIDSMSYQYLVGAEIDYKDDLNGAQFVIKNPNATTTCGCGSSFSV; this comes from the coding sequence ATGAATACTTTCACCCAATCCGCGGTTACCACCGCTACCGAAATGCTGCCGCCCTTCGTCTTCACCGACGTGGCGGTCGACAAGGTCAAGCAACTAATCGACGAAGAGGGTAATCCTGAGCTGAAGCTGCGCGTGTTCGTGCAGGGCGGCGGCTGCTCCGGCTTCCAATACGGCTTCACCTTTGACGAGGAAGTCAACCAGGACGATACCGTGATGCTCAAGAACGGCGTCCAGCTACTGATTGACTCGATGAGCTACCAATACCTGGTCGGCGCAGAGATCGACTATAAGGACGACCTAAACGGCGCGCAGTTCGTGATCAAGAACCCGAACGCGACCACCACCTGCGGTTGTGGTTCGTCGTTTTCGGTCTGA